The Myxocyprinus asiaticus isolate MX2 ecotype Aquarium Trade chromosome 39, UBuf_Myxa_2, whole genome shotgun sequence genome window below encodes:
- the LOC127429851 gene encoding G protein-activated inward rectifier potassium channel 3-like, with the protein MLSAVRSSPVADGRGTSRPTQDNTRTKPASINNPSLRPKSSFVVLSKPGDGVRHQMNTTTILALSDNQPDSVSGNPLPLPDIMPSQATSPCVSMRRHKSTTDLPYSPQRGYIRGQRPSICTPTEAEMELLRRCSLHEANISPCCRHALSVPNMTSLNTNPLCSATATPSRSALCTPVREIECSAKARSKLIETETAQTPTCPPELREQYRYVSKDGKCRVDLAHMAERERFLADIFTSFVDLQYRWFLFVFMMCYAVTWFIFAGLYSLNAFLRGDLEIPPKSADDVLAGREVCYPNVDGFVSALLFSVETQRTIGYGARTVSPSCHEGVLLVMAQCIVGSMIDALMVGCMFVKISRPKKRAETLLFSRTCVVANRDDRLCLMFRLGDLRDSHMVDAKVRAKLIKSRQTSEGEFLPLEQSEINLGYESGSDRLFLVEPQVIQHTIDSNSPFWELGPGQLRKQQFEIIVILEGIVEATGMMCQAKTSYIETEIEWGARFEPCMTLEKGAFRVDLRRFHSTYPVPLPPCSARDANHLQTLQAGLELQESLKESVNWILGGNDQEDNTVKPPGVRAFTIDNIQEERVSEVNECDSP; encoded by the exons ATTCTGGCTTTGAGTGATAATCAACCCGATTCAGTCAGTGGAAATCCCCTTCCATTGCCTGACATCATGCCAAGTCAGGCCACCAGCCCATGTGTGTCCATGCGGCGCCACAAGAGCACTACAGACTTGCCATACAGCCCACAGCGCGGGTACATACGTGGCCAGAGGCCTAGTATTTGCACTCCCACTGAGGCTGAAATGGAGCTTTTGAGGCGCTGCTCCTTACACGAGGCTAACATTAGTCCATGTTGTCGCCATGCGCTTAGTGTTCCCAACATGACTAGCCTAAACACCAACCCTCTGTGCAGTGCCACAGCCACTCCATCCCGCAGTGCCCTCTGCACACCTGTGCGAGAAATAGAGTGTAGCGCTAAAGCGCGAAGCAAGCTAATAGAGACAGAGACTGCACAGACTCCCACCTGCCCTCCGGAGCTTCGCGAGCAGTACCGCTATGTGTCCAAGGATGGGAAGTGTCGGGTAGACTTGGCACACATGGCTGAGAGAGAACGCTTCTTGGCGGACATCTTTACCTCCTTTGTGGACCTTCAGTACAGATGGTTTCTCTTTGTCTTCATGATGTGCTATGCAGTCACTTGGTTTATCTTTGCAGGGCTGTATTCACTAAATGCATTCTTGCGTGGAGATCTTGAAATTCCTCCAAAGAGTGCTGATGATGTACTGGCAGGTCGTGAGGTATGTTACCCCAATGTGGATGGCTTTGTATCAGCGTTGCTCTTCTCAGTAGAAACACAAAGAACAATTGGCTACGGTGCCCGTACTGTCTCTCCAAGCTGCCATGAAGGTGTACTTTTGGTCATGGCACAGTGCATAGTGGGATCCATGATTGACGCCCTCATGGTGGGCTGCATGTTTGTCAAGATTTCGCGTCCCAAGAAACGTGCAGAAACGCTTCTTTTTAGCCGAACTTGTGTTGTGGCCAACCGTGACGACCGTCTCTGCCTTATGTTCCGTCTTGGTGACCTGCGTGATAGCCACATGGTAGATGCCAAAGTACGCGCTAAACTCATCAAGTCTCGGCAAACATCTGAGGGTGAATTTCTCCCCTTGGAGCAGTCCGAGATAAACCTTGGCTACGAGAGTGGCTCTGACCGTCTATTTCTGGTGGAGCCCCAGGTCATTCAACACACCATAGATTCTAACAGTCCTTTCTGGGAGCTTGGCCCTGGGCAGCTACGGAAGCAACAGTTTGAGATCATCGTCATCTTGGAGGGTATTGTGGAAGCCACAG GAATGATGTGCCAAGCAAAAACCTCCTACATCGAGACGGAGATAGAGTGGGGAGCCCGTTTCGAGCCGTGCATGACACTGGAGAAGGGGGCATTCCGGGTCGACTTGCGACGCTTCCACAGCACCTATCCAGTGCCTCTTCCGCCGTGCAGTGCGAGAGATGCGAACCACCTACAGACTCTGCAAGCGGGACTAGAGCTTCAGGAATCTCTCAAAGAGAGTGTCAACTGGATATTAGGCGGGAATGATCAAGAAGACAACACTGTGAAACCGCCAGGAGTGCGCGCGTTCACTATCGACAACATCCAGGAGGAGCGAGTGTCTGAAGTGAACGAATGCGATTCTCCTTAG